The Candidatus Saganbacteria bacterium nucleotide sequence GGACAGGAACGCGGACTTGGTCTCTTCCAGTTTTTTCAGCTTTACCGATGTTTCCCTTTCTTTGCCGAACATCCTGGCGTTGTTTATGGCTACAGCGGCCTGCTCCGCAAAGGTTATCAGAAGGTGCAGGTCCTCTTCTGTTATCTTTTTTTTCGAGATCAGATTGTCGACCGCTATCATGCCGATTATTCTTCCCTGGACCTTAAGCGGCACTACCGCGTTCTGCCCGACACCCGGGACCATATATTTTTTCTGACTTTCCGGAAGGGTCGAGTCGGCGTCTTCCGTGAAAAAAAATCCTATCTTTCCGTGATATATCTTCGCGAAATTATTGTCCTCTTCATCGAAACCGAATATCTGGCTGTCGATATTTTCGGGTTTTCCCCATCTGTCCACTCCGATCCTGCCCTTTATCATCTTGGTTTCCTCGTCAACCTCGAATATCCCGACCCTGTCAAAACCAAGCCCTTCCTGCACGCCTTTTATGACCGAAGAAAGTATGTTCTCGAGGTCCATGTCCTGCGTCACCGCGTTGCTTATCTTGTACAGTATCTCCAGCTGCTGGTAGCGTTTTTTCAGGTCACCCGTCTCGTGGTCTATTTTCCGCTCAAGTTCTTCGTTGAACCTGTTGACCCTCTCATACAGGCTGGAATTTTCAAAAGCCACGTTCTCTGCCCGTTTCCTGAGGCGCCTTTCCGTGTCCGCGATGAAACTGGCGGCAAATATCGAGACCGACATCAAAAACGCCCTGTTGAGGAATATAAAGATAAAATTATTAGCCGCGGCATCCTGGACAGCCGCCGCAAAATACAGCAACACTATGAAGGCCATCAGGACAATTTCGCTCTTGAAATTTATTATCATCGACGAGTGGATTATCAGTATGAAATAAAGCGGCCAGAGCTCTGAATTTATCCCGCCCGTGAGGTAGACCGCTGCCGTAACGGCCAAAGAATCGACCGCGAAAGAGACGGCGCTGAGCACCGGCTTATACCTCAGGGTCACGGCGACCGAGATACAGAGGTTGTAGACGGCCGTCAACGCGAAGAAGACAGCGGCAGTCGGGAGGGGGATCTCCGACTTGTGAGGCAGGAACAGCCAGACAAAGAGCCAGAACAATATGACCCACCTGACCTTCCATGTGAACATCTCCCTGCCCCACAGCTGTTCCATCGTGGTCTCTTCGGCCAGGTATTTCGCGCTTTCGCTGGCTGAGTCTTTTTTTTGCATGTAATTAATTCGCGCTCAGGTTGATCCTCATGTCCGGAGCGTCCTGTTCTTCCTTTATCGCGCCGAACTTTTTTTCGAACATCTCGATGTTCTGCGACAGTGCCTTGAGAAGTCTTTTTGCGTGGGAAGGCGACATTATCACCCTCGCGTTGACCCGCCCTACCGGCGGCTGCGCGAAAATAAAATCGGCTATGAACTCGTTCTCGTTATGCGATATCAGAGCGACATTGGAATAAGCCCCCCCCGCGGTCTTTTCGTCTAAAGTTATTTTGATCTCCTGTTGCTGCATTATTATTTCACCTCCAAATAATTATATTGCTTTTTGTATATTAAAACAAGGACGCCTGGAATTGATGATATAATATTGTGTCGAGTAAAATAATGAATAAATTCGTAATAACAATATACTCTGTCTTTCTCATCACCATGGCCTGCATTTTAACTTCCCCGGGCCTTGCCGGTGTTCATCAAATAACCGAAGAGATAAACGTGAAGGCCGGCGAGACCTTCACATTCACGCTTGATTCCAACCCGACCACCGGCTTCAGCTGGCAGGTCGCGCCTCCTTTGGACAGGAATTATTTAAGGCTCATGGGTTCAGTGTTCCACAGGCCGGACACGACCTTGACGGGTGCTCCGGGAAAAGAAACATGGACCTTCAAAGCCGTCAAAAAAGGGAACGCCTTTATCAAAATGATATACGCACGGTCCTGGGAAAAGAATGTCCCTCCTGCCGCGATCCGAACCTGCAAGATCAAGATCATTTAAGACAAAGTAAAGACCGCACATTTTTGATATAATAATATCAACATGGCACAAACTATAACAGAAAAGATCCTTGCCGCTCATTGCGGAAAAAAGGAAGTCCGTCCCGGCGAGTTCATCGAGGCCGATGCGGACATAGTGCTCGGGAATGATATAACCGCGCCGCCAGCGATAACCGAGTTTGAAAAATTCGAGATAAAAAAGGTTTTCGACAGGGATAAGATCGTCCTGGTGCCCGACCATTTCACCCCAAACAAGGACATAAAATCCGCCCAGCAGGTCAAGATGATGAGGGAATTCGCTAAAAAGTATAAAATAAAACATTTCTTCGAGATAGGATGCATGGGGGTCGAACACGCCCTGCTTCCCGAACAGGGGATCGTCTACAGCGGCCAGCTGGTGATCGGCGCTGATTCTCACACCTGCACTTACGGCGCTCTCGGAGCTTTTTCAACCGGCGTGGGCTCGACCGACATGGCAGCTGCAATGGCGACAGGAAAAGTCTGGCTCAAAGTTCCGGAAACGATAAAATTCGTTTTTAAAGGGAAGCTCAACAAATGGGTCGGCGGAAAAGACCTGATACTCTATACCATCGGTGATATCGGCGTCGACGGCGCGCGGTACAAAGCAATGGAGTTCACCGGACCCGCTGTCTCAAAACTGACGATGGACAGCCGCCTTGCCATGTGCAACATGGCTATCGAGGCAGGCGGAAAGAACGGCATCATCGCCCCCGACAAGATAACCAGACAGTACATAGGGTCGCGGCGTCTCGATCCCAGACAAACACCGGTCTATTATCAGAGTGATGAGGACGCGGAGTACTGCAGTGTCATAGAATATGATGCCGGCGAT carries:
- a CDS encoding DUF3467 domain-containing protein, with the protein product MQQQEIKITLDEKTAGGAYSNVALISHNENEFIADFIFAQPPVGRVNARVIMSPSHAKRLLKALSQNIEMFEKKFGAIKEEQDAPDMRINLSAN
- a CDS encoding protease inhibitor I42 family protein, whose translation is MNKFVITIYSVFLITMACILTSPGLAGVHQITEEINVKAGETFTFTLDSNPTTGFSWQVAPPLDRNYLRLMGSVFHRPDTTLTGAPGKETWTFKAVKKGNAFIKMIYARSWEKNVPPAAIRTCKIKII
- the leuC gene encoding 3-isopropylmalate dehydratase large subunit, translating into MAQTITEKILAAHCGKKEVRPGEFIEADADIVLGNDITAPPAITEFEKFEIKKVFDRDKIVLVPDHFTPNKDIKSAQQVKMMREFAKKYKIKHFFEIGCMGVEHALLPEQGIVYSGQLVIGADSHTCTYGALGAFSTGVGSTDMAAAMATGKVWLKVPETIKFVFKGKLNKWVGGKDLILYTIGDIGVDGARYKAMEFTGPAVSKLTMDSRLAMCNMAIEAGGKNGIIAPDKITRQYIGSRRLDPRQTPVYYQSDEDAEYCSVIEYDAGDIEPQVAFPHLPSNTKPISKAGKVKLDQVVIGSCTNGRYEDLEIAAKILKGRKRHKDIRLIIIPATQKIYEQAMKNGLFDIFLKAEAAVSTPTCGPCLGGHMGILAEGERALATTNRNFVGRMGHPKSEVYLSNAAIAAASAVAGYIASPEDL
- a CDS encoding ATP-binding protein, whose amino-acid sequence is MQKKDSASESAKYLAEETTMEQLWGREMFTWKVRWVILFWLFVWLFLPHKSEIPLPTAAVFFALTAVYNLCISVAVTLRYKPVLSAVSFAVDSLAVTAAVYLTGGINSELWPLYFILIIHSSMIINFKSEIVLMAFIVLLYFAAAVQDAAANNFIFIFLNRAFLMSVSIFAASFIADTERRLRKRAENVAFENSSLYERVNRFNEELERKIDHETGDLKKRYQQLEILYKISNAVTQDMDLENILSSVIKGVQEGLGFDRVGIFEVDEETKMIKGRIGVDRWGKPENIDSQIFGFDEEDNNFAKIYHGKIGFFFTEDADSTLPESQKKYMVPGVGQNAVVPLKVQGRIIGMIAVDNLISKKKITEEDLHLLITFAEQAAVAINNARMFGKERETSVKLKKLEETKSAFLSKMSHEIRTPLANIKESLTLIMKNITGETTPQQQKFLGIASSNTEKLMVLIDELLDSAKMEARQLKLEISPFDIKEVVDNVLFESKSFSSAKEITVSTDIPPDIPAFHADKNRIARVLTNLMNNALKYTDKGGHVTVSVRDGEKDVIVSVADNGIGLRQEQLGKIFAKFYQVEDDTIKFRTGVGLGLSICRETVEAHGGRIWAESDGPGTGSKFIFSLPKG